Genomic window (Alnus glutinosa chromosome 9, dhAlnGlut1.1, whole genome shotgun sequence):
aaaactcatattttGGCCACAGAACAGAAGTGTGAACGAAAGTTGACCTCCAAGAGATGGATTGGTACTGCTGTCTGCCTGTCTCTGTCTggtactatttatttattgaagtcTTCGTATTCAGTCATAGCTAATCATTTCTTGAACCAAAAGGCACGGAAGCACCCAGTTAGAGTGGAGGGAAGGGGTTCGATCTGGATGCCACATTTTCAACTAAAACTTGTTTAGGGTTCAAAatatgctaattaattaatatatatatacccaatcTACCTATGGATAAGCATGCAGGCAAACAGAGCCCATTAATTTcatgtaaaacaaaaattagatgAAAAAAGATTCAAGGTTATTGATGAAAATGTATACAAATTATGTTTAAATTCTGACTCTTTCATAGGTTTTGTTTGActaaaaatattgtttaattacaaatctataaaattctttaaaaatatgTCTAGTTCAactgttaaattatatatataattcattcTCTTTCTCACTATCGATCCAATTGGAATTTATAAGTAAcatgcaatttaataaaataaatatttttatgaaaataactttaaataGACAAAGTATGAGCTCAAGTTTAAAGGctgttagaaaaaaataaaataaaacaaaaaacatagtTTGTTCTGAGAAGGAGAAAGcatgggaagaaaaaaaaaatccaaaatcaaattatttaaaGGACATGTGATCGAGGAATTTTTTTGGTGCTATGCATATGACGTGGTGAAGTTgattgtactatatatatatacacgtgtcACAAAATTATTAGatatatttcataaaaaaaaaattaacaaaagtgGGACCAAGAGagtaatttaataatatattaaaccTTAATTAACAATAGATTCGATTTGCAATGACGTGAGAAAGTGCATGTCAATTAAGGCTCATAGATTAATTGAtacctatttctttttttttagaataaattaattaaataattattttattattttctataaaCTTAATCTTTTGATATAAATGTTGAATTGACATGGTATGATGTAAAGTATTACGATACATCAAGTAGTCTTCAGGACAAGAAATTCACTTATCAGTCACAAGCAACATTCAGCCACACGCATTTTGTGATGCAGATTAAATACGATACAGAAAAAACTCAAAGATCATATTAGGGTATTGTATTCTACTTGGAGAATCACGTATTTGATGGAAGACTAAGAAGTAAATAATAGTGTTACGCTCTTCGGCAAAAGCATAATATAAAGTTATGGCTTCTACTTGTTGCGAGACTAATTACTTGGTATAAAACATTTAGTGGTAGATCTTAATGTGACACATCTAGTACTACCGATCAAGTTATATTATGACAACAAGGCAACCATCTATATAACCTCGAATCTAGTATTCCATGAGCGAACAGAGATTAATTGACTGTCGCCTTATCCGAGAGAAACTCCAAGCCAAAATGATTCAAACTTTTCACGTGCCTATAAATTAGCAACCTATCGACCTACTCACTAAAGCACTAATTAGTACAACACAATTTCAACATCTCCTTAGCAAGTTGGGTGTCTTCAGTATTCCCTGCCAGCTTGAGAATGGGTGTGAAGGAAAGAAGTGGAGGTGTAGTAGAACAAGTAACGAGACCATCACGTTCTTACCAAACACAAAATCAAGCGTGAAGAACAAGCTTAATTAGTATTTTCATATACAGAATCAATCATTTGCTATTAAGTcaagcttttaagataaatattaatttagcatgatatcaaattaaaaattttaagtttgaaTTTCATCTTCGTAACTTACCTCTTATCTCATCACTCGGGTTGAAATAAGCTGCGaagtagcaatttttttttttttttttttttttctaacttaAAAAGCTTGAACAGTAGAAtgtgaataaaataagaatgaatATAGTGAATGTGAGAGAAAAAGGATGCATGGTGAGTAATAATGTGAGGCAGGACAGGGTGTGTGGGGGGCAGGTGATGAACGTATGATTATAGGGTATATATATTCTTACACGCATGTAGTGTGGGTGTGCTCTAACCAGCTTGCATTCATGTTAGGCTGcaacaagaaagaaaggggaaaaagaaaaggttaagACTGACGAGAGCTTCCTGTGACATGACACTCCGATTCAGACATTCATTGTTTTTATAAAAAGCTAAGACAGTTTAGTCATCCATCCATCTATCACTCGTTTAATCTTTCAGACAAGACATCCTCCACTCACTAACAACATCCAAATTTCCAACTGCATGATTTGACGTTTCAGATTCTGTACTCTTAACCCCTTCCCACCCTACAAAACAAATGGAACCCATAATTAATAAATCTCCATTTTTCACTGTACCAAAAAGCTCAAGCTCCTGTTCTCAACACAGCCAAGGAAGTTACCATAGTTAAACCTGGAAGATGGTCACCACGTCAGCATGACAGAAGCAATATGCAGTACTTCTGGTTTAAACTCTAAAACTAATTCTCTGTTTAGTTAACTTGTTAAACCCTTGAATAACAACAGTAGTTTGTTTGGAAGACAGAGTGATTGACGTCTTACAGTCTAACCaacaataattattattcttttttaaaaagcacaaaaaataattaatatttttagtcaACAACCTGTGATATGATGGttatttatttgtaataattaaaataatatatttgtatGATTTGGTTGGCCAACCTAAAAGCCTCGTAAAAGTTGGATTTCGTGTATCCCAAGGTCGTGTCGTCTTTCTCTGCCCGCTTCATTTGCTCTTATCTTTCAtatgaaatataataatattgttattATCTCTGTCACCTCTGAACGTGACAGCAGGCGAACCACTGTATCCATCATCTCTGTCATTATATGcttctctgttctctctctctctctctctctctctctctgtgaggACCACGtaactttctttcttccttcattCATTCTTGTGCTCCATTCCAGCTAGATTCAGGTgctaaattatcatttattttaaaattttaaattaataaaaaaaattaaattaaattattaaattataatttattatttataagacttcacaagtaaaatatttaattgcaGTATaaggtaaataaataaaatatagttCAAATTTAATACCTctcttataatattatgttaaattatcatttttctttaaatacttaagctggtaaaaaaaaaattaattatttaatcatacATGAACACCATACTTGTAATCCATTTtcatgtgggtttttttttttttttttttgttattcaaACATTATATCAGTactcaagagagagagagagagagagagagagagagaaacaatcGCACACTAGTGGAGGAGATATAcatagaaatatataatatgttttactgGAAGAAATGTActacaagagaaaataaatgcaaTCACAAGAATAGCAGGCATCACTTCTTAAGAGTTAGAAAGGGccaagacacacacacacacacgataaaAGAGGGCCTTCCTGATTTGGGTAAAGAGACTTCATGAACCTCAATACTTTCAGTACTTTTtgcatagaaaaaaaaacaaggtaTCAAAGGGACAGGGTACCCTCTTCGATCATCTTCAGCTCTTAGTATAATCCAGTAGACTTTTGTATTCCCTCTGATCCTGCAAATGCCTGGTCCTAATTTGCTTGCTTGTTACCATCCAGCTTTTGCCCAAAGTGAATGTGAGGGAAATGTGCCCACTgatccaaaataataaaataaaataaaaaaattaggcaCTTAATTAAATGTACAACATCTCAAACTAAGATCCAATATCCATGTTATTATTCAATTGTAGCTTTTCTATTCGGGCAGAGAGCCGCCTCTTGGACAGGAGAACCTTGCTCAGGCAGGAGTTCCCCTCTCTCATGACCCCCCTTACAATTTTCTTTGTTctatatatcttcttctttttttttttttttggaaagttcTACATATTTTCTTTGAGTAGAGGGAAAGTAAAGCATTAATGTATgctaatgaaataataaaaataataactatagTATAATAACAGTAACAATAGTTTAAAAGGAAAGACATGAAATTCACAAAGTGAAGTCATGAATTTCGCCTAGCAATCATTATGGTAGCTtttaataaacaactcaaaaaataaacacaCTTACAAATtactataaattattttcatatttatgtcatttaatttatatcacaaccaaaaaaacaaaagataccCTCTAAAAAGTTTTGTAAAACGCACATTAGTTTCTCATTGCATGGTTCTTATATCATTAAAGATGCACTggtaaaattattaaaagaaacaTCATGGTCAAAGGACGACTCCCAGTAATTCTCTACGTACTTCTTATAGATGTTAATTAGTTCAATTCCttcatgaataaaatataattataatcatTTGCGTGCTACCTTAATTGTATACAACAATGCATGGATCAAATGGATtgatcctatatatatatatatatatatatagctatttTGATGTCCAACCTTTTTCCCATAATAATGGAAATAAATTCAATGAAGAAAATGGGGGAAATTATTCATAACAAAGTCATTGCCTGCCTGCAGAGATCATATGCCTAGCTTTTAAGTGGTTACAATAAGTACTTAGTGAAATCATGAGATCGAACTAAGgctaaatattaattaaacaaaaaggtTCAAGTAATTAATAAAGttacctttttttgtttttgtttttggttcctAAGAGAAGAAGTACACGTGAACCTAGCTAGCTGAACACACAAGCTAGCTTTACTTTTACAAGTAAAGCATTGAAGAATATGTTATGTGCATTACATCTAAGATTAGCTCCTTCTGACTCATCACATGATTTGAACTCTTGACCTCACCTAGGTTACTTTGGATCGATGTGGGACCCCTGGATGGGATTTGTCCAACAAGCAATTTCGCACAAGAGGCAAGCTTCTTCCTCTATTGCCATCATTGTGAATATGGACCAAGTATAAAAAGCTTAGATTCTGTCTCCTCTAAAATTAGAAACATTGTGAAGTTACCATTCACGACcatttcttcatcatcatacttaattccatttcttcaagtttATTTACAACAACTTTTGGGTTATACATGCCAACTCCGCGTGGGGTTACCCTCTAATTCTTTATAAACTAGACGGTGATATGATTATTATACAATTAGGATGAGgtaacagtaaaaattaactcttaattctttttattattattattattattattattattatttataagtGCTAATCTAAAAACTGGTTCTCACTACCATATTGTCAAATTGTATGACAGCCATATAGCAATCTACTAAATGACATTACTCTTCTCCATAAACTACCAATCAAACGAGTTGAGTAGTTAGCTAGTCGTGTAACATTTAACGTACGTGATAATTAACAAACAtcatatatatactattttaaATTAAGCAGAACATGGATAGCCTAAATTAAATATGATGCCAATTCTGTGTACATGTTTGTTTTTCACCAAGTAAAGGCTACACAACTTTATCCTTTAACCACCTAATTAAGCCAAGACCCAAGGCAAATCTAGTGCCTAGTATGATCAAAGCATGTGATGGGATAACCAACGATGCTAAAATGTAGCTAGTTTGTGGAAAGACCACCAATAATCAAGTTCAGGATATTTGGCCTTTcctcttattcttttattatcaTTCAAAACCATACAAATCAAAAGTAATTTTATAGATTATATCCTACAATAGTGATAGTACTTTTAAACTATACTTCCAATTTTGATACAAGATTATGgcttctaatatatatatatatatatatatgtgtgtgtgtgtgtgtgtgtgtaaactCTTAATGTGGACTTTGATGCATATGAATAAAACATCTTTGAAATTATGTTGTTTTGGCCATTCGACTTTTAACAATGGTTGATTGACAGTGCTACATCAACAAAGTAGGATAGAGactgagaaatgctaaaaaccaCTAGCATATATCATTCTTTactaatatatttttacttcGAAAATTAAAAACAGTAAGTAACAAAAAATAGTGTCAAAAGAACTAGTAGCAAGAAAGAGAACTAACAATGACATGATcgatcaataaataaaaagtaatgttattCTTCATACCTCTTTAATACTCGCTGACATAACATATTTTTTAAGTGGTTGACATAAAAAGTCATATAAAACACAATACGTCAGCCGATATATATGAGATGAGTAAGCTAGGTAAATGGGTGagaagagtaacattactcgATGTCTCCTGTTAACTTACGGCATATGGGTctagataaattttttttttttaaaaaaaaaaaaaaagagagaagaagaagaagaagagggattTAACGTACGTATAGCCTTCCCCATAAATAAGTCATGAGGTAAGGTTTTGAGCGAAATAGTATTGCATTAATTAGTTAGGGTTATCCAATTTTTTACCATAATCATATTACAAAAACTCACATTTTTTGCAGCTGTACTAAAAGCTTCCCTGTGGCTGATGTCAGGATTACTTGCCTTAATCCTTTGGATTTCCTCCCTACAAAGTACAGAAAACCAAATAACACGGTAAACTCGATCTTTCAACTTCAACTCCAGCTCCAACCATCAATCATGAACAACTCAGTTTATCAGAGAGAGAGGATGCAGGTTTAATTAGCAGCTATATATGAACAAAGTCAGTTCATGTTAATTAGAACTGCATGTTTGACTTACTTGATAAACCTGTTATATGCCGAAGGAACCCGCTGTCTCTTCTCTGGGGCTGTGATTTACACCgtttaaaacataattaagcttacttttattattaaaacacataacaaaaatgtacaaaaaaaaaaaaacctattcaTTGTTATAGATTTTGCATCAAAGCTCCGGTCCATATATGTTGTCTTAATAAATAGGCTATATATAGGAGAATGACATTTAATTAGTCCGATccatacatatatttatacatcTCTCTATATGGGTCCTTTCACATTCCTTCTGTTAACCTATTCTGTGGTCCATATATTGCTCCTAGTTTTGTGAGCAGcttataatcatatatatatatatatatatatatatatatatatatatatatatatatatatatatatatatatatatatagtcgttCTTTTAGAGGctgaaaatcaaacaaagtCAATAATTAACTGATCAAAAGGTAGCCTTATTTGTTAGCTAGCTAGGGTAAAAATGACCCAGCAAGGCTCTTGGGCTTTGCTGCCAATTAATGATGCGTCAAATTTGTTACGTAAGGTCACCATCTGGAAAGggccagaaaaaaaaaaacaaaggaaaatcaTTCCCTCAGCGAGTGGAGAAATAAATTTACTTTCGCCAGTTGGGTATATAGAGACACTTCGATTTAAAGATTCCATGCCCATCGTACATTAATTAAGTTTAGGTGCATTAATTAAACTTTGGTTTCTTGTAATATTAGTTCAGTGTAGGGTACTACCGTATCGAAATGCCAATAATATTAATTAGCCCAGTCCTTTAAAAAGTGTATATAATGCGACATTATGTATACCGTTAGGTATACAAACTTTAAATTATATCTActtttgatttcaaataacatAGAAATAATCCTTATTTATGTGGTACGCGCACACATATATATgtggagagggagagggagagggagactCACGGCGAATGGGAGGCATTCTAGGTTGTTCATGCTCGACAGTCTCAAATGCAGTAAACTTGTTGCATTTGGAAGATGACCCACAGTCTTCAGAGCTTTGGTGCTGCTTCTGCTCAAACGAGAGAAAGAATTAATTAGACCATACTTACCAAATtaacaagaaatatatatatatataacatcacAGAATCCTtccatttttttggtttttcttttggctAGGGAGCTTTgaccaaagaa
Coding sequences:
- the LOC133878085 gene encoding putative axial regulator YABBY 2 — encoded protein: MSLDMMASERVCYVHCNFCNTMLAVSVPCSSLFTIVTVRCGHCSYLLSVNMGGSLQAVPPQVPQKQHQSSEDCGSSSKCNKFTAFETVEHEQPRMPPIRPPEKRQRVPSAYNRFIKEEIQRIKASNPDISHREAFSTAAKNWAHFPHIHFGQKLDGNKQAN